The following are from one region of the Escherichia sp. E4742 genome:
- the tusA gene encoding sulfurtransferase TusA: MTDLFSSPDHTLDALGLRCPEPVMMVRKTVRNMQPGETLLIIADDPATTRDIPGFCTFMEHELVAKETDGLPYRYLIRKGG; the protein is encoded by the coding sequence ATGACCGATCTCTTTTCCAGCCCTGACCACACACTCGACGCGCTTGGCCTGCGCTGCCCGGAACCGGTGATGATGGTGCGCAAAACCGTGCGCAATATGCAGCCTGGCGAAACATTGCTGATTATTGCCGATGATCCAGCCACGACCCGCGATATTCCTGGGTTTTGTACTTTTATGGAACATGAACTGGTTGCTAAAGAGACGGATGGACTGCCTTATCGTTATTTGATTCGCAAAGGTGGTTGA
- a CDS encoding 7-cyano-7-deazaguanine/7-aminomethyl-7-deazaguanine transporter, with protein sequence MNAFSQTQRYKALFWLSLFHLLVITSSNYLVQLPVSIFGFHTTWGAFSFPFIFLATDLTVRIFGAPLARRIIFAVMIPALLISYVISSLFYMGSWQGFGALAHFNLFVARIATASFMAYALGQILDVHVFNRLRQNRRWWLAPTASTLFGNVSDTLAFFFIAFWRSPDAFMAEHWMEIALVDYCFKVLISIVFFLPMYGVLLNMLLKRLADKSEINALQAS encoded by the coding sequence ATGAACGCTTTCTCACAAACTCAACGCTACAAGGCGTTGTTCTGGTTATCGTTATTTCATCTTCTGGTGATCACCTCCAGCAACTATCTGGTTCAGCTTCCGGTCTCTATTTTCGGTTTTCATACCACCTGGGGCGCGTTTAGCTTTCCGTTTATTTTTCTTGCTACCGACCTGACCGTGCGTATTTTTGGCGCACCGCTGGCTCGTCGCATCATCTTTGCGGTGATGATCCCTGCGTTGCTGATCTCCTACGTCATCTCGTCGCTGTTCTATATGGGTTCATGGCAGGGATTCGGCGCTCTCGCCCACTTCAACCTGTTTGTCGCTCGTATCGCTACTGCCAGCTTTATGGCCTACGCGCTAGGGCAGATCCTCGACGTGCATGTCTTTAACCGCCTGCGCCAGAATCGCCGCTGGTGGCTGGCACCGACGGCGTCCACACTGTTCGGTAACGTTAGTGACACGCTGGCCTTCTTCTTCATTGCTTTCTGGCGTAGTCCGGATGCCTTTATGGCCGAACACTGGATGGAAATCGCGCTGGTTGATTACTGTTTCAAAGTGTTAATCAGCATCGTTTTTTTCCTGCCAATGTATGGCGTATTACTCAATATGCTATTGAAAAGACTGGCAGATAAATCCGAAATCAACGCTTTGCAGGCCAGTTAA
- the dcrB gene encoding phage sensitivity protein DcrB gives MRNLVKYVGIGLLVMGLAACDDKDTNTTAEGTVAESNATANPVNLLDGKLSFSLPADMTDQSGKLGTQANNMHVWSDATGQKAVIVIMGDDPKEDLAVLAKRLEDQQRSRDPQLQVVTNKAIELKGHKMQQLDSVISAKGQTAYSSVILGNVGNQLLTMQITLPADDQQKAQTTAENIINTLVIQ, from the coding sequence ATGCGCAATCTGGTTAAATATGTCGGAATTGGCCTGCTGGTTATGGGGCTTGCGGCCTGTGATGATAAAGACACTAACACTACAGCGGAAGGTACAGTCGCGGAAAGTAACGCTACCGCGAATCCCGTCAACCTGCTTGATGGCAAGTTAAGCTTCTCGCTGCCAGCGGATATGACCGACCAGAGCGGTAAGCTGGGAACACAGGCCAATAACATGCACGTCTGGTCCGACGCCACCGGGCAGAAAGCGGTGATTGTTATTATGGGCGATGATCCGAAAGAAGACCTGGCTGTGCTGGCGAAGCGTCTGGAAGATCAGCAACGTAGCCGCGATCCACAGCTGCAAGTGGTGACCAACAAAGCCATTGAGCTGAAAGGTCACAAAATGCAGCAGTTAGACAGCGTTATCTCTGCTAAAGGCCAGACGGCATACTCTTCCGTCATTCTGGGTAACGTGGGCAACCAACTGCTGACAATGCAAATCACACTGCCTGCTGACGATCAGCAAAAAGCGCAGACCACCGCAGAAAACATCATTAACACGCTGGTTATTCAGTAA